GTTTAGTCTGTCTAAATGGCAGGGcggagcagaaagagagggagaatggagaCAGGAGACGCGCCCCTAGAAAGGGAGTTCGCCGTTTAAAACTGCGTTACTTCGAATGCAAATCACAGAGATGCGGCTGTGGATCTTGGGCCCGATTGGGGTCCAGCAAAGGCCCGGTACAAGGAGGAGGCGCTCAGTGAGCACGTGCAGAAGGGCCTGAGGAAGGGGGACTTTCCCCATCACCTGGCCTTTGAGCCCGTCTCCTTTTAGATGAACAGACACATTGGGAGagcacagctcccacctaccccCAATAACATAGGACTTATAAAATGACAATTTGATTAGAGCAAGATAGATTTTGTAAACAATCTACGCTCACTCCAAGATGAAAGTGTCACTTTAAGGTTATAGCTACCGTTATTCCGGTCCACtgacaataaaaaatatcctGAGATAACTAAAGTTcatgaaaaagagaataaacacttaaaaataaggtGATTCCTCACGTCCAGGAATGGGAAGGCAGGTGGGCTTTGGTGAGTTCtatttattaataacatttttaaaaaattgtgtgagCAATGGCAAAGGttgggtttccttcctttcttttgtctGTGGCACTCTTTAAGTGAATCTAGAGAGTGCAGCTGAGCGGGTTGCGGACCCATCCCCCGCCCCGCAGAAATGCAGTAAAACCATTAGCGTCAGAAGGGGCAGTAAACAGCAAATTGTCTCTAGAGGGAAGGCGGAGGTTTGCCCAGACAGCCCCGGCGGGGGTTGTGGTGGGATATGCTAATAGTGCCCGGCCACTGGGGCCGGCCTCCGTCCcccaagaatatataaagagcccTAACCCCAGCAAGGCGGACCCAGGCCGCCAGGCTTCTGCCCTTGTTAATTACGGGAGAAACCGACCTGGGAGCGCCGCCCGGGGTTTGCCGGCCCGCAGAGGCGCAGGCTCCAGTTTCTCTCCTGTCCCCCTCGCTGCAGTCCAGGTGCACCACCAGCCTCACCACAGAGGATGGACATGATGGACAGCTGCCAGTTCTCGCCCTCGGAGTACTTCTACGACGGCTCCTGCATCCCATCCCCTGAGGGCGAGTTCGGGGACCAGTTTGAGCCTCGAGTGGCCTCGTTCGGGCAGCACAAAGCAGAGCTGCAAGGCTCAGACGAGGACGAGCACGTGCGAGCACCTACGGGCCACCACCAGGCTGGCCACTGCCTCATGTGGGCCTGCAAAGCGTGCAAGAGAAAGTCCACTACCATGGATCGGCGGAAGGCGGCCACCATGCGTGAGCGGAGACGCCTGAAGAAGGTCAACCAGGCTTTCGAGACACTCAAGAGGTGCACCACGACCAACCCTAACCAGAGGCTGCCCAAGGTAGAGATCCTCAGGAATGCCATCCGCTACATCGAGAGCCTGCAGGAGCTGCTGAGGGAGCAGGTGGAGAACTACTACAGCATGCCCGGACAGAGCTGCTCCGAGcccaccagccccacctccaACTGCTCGGACGGCATGGTAAGAGAAGGCTCTGGTACCTACCCCGCCACCCCGTCTTTGCCAAAAATCCTTCTATGTCATTTAAACCAGGTGTGGCAACCAAATATTCAATGGTTATTTTGTGGATAGTTGTGTGTGGGGAGGCAGGTGTAGTAAGAGAAGAGAGGTGCCACATTTAGCAAGGTGCCAGGAAATAGCTGTTGAACAGTACTTTAATTTGATTTCCTTCCAGGTTCTAGGTGTGCGTTGTAGGAGAGAGTTGCCATGTGAGACAGGTGGCTGTGAATGATCGATCATGTTTTCCCCACCGCTCAGTTTGTTTCCAAAATATAGCATCAGTGGACCCTGCTATACACTGACATCTAGAGAATCTCTCTGAAGCTCCTAGTGCCCCACAGTTTATAACTTAAGGAGGAAATTGAGAGAAATGCCGGGGGCCCCAGTCCCTGCCCTGCTGAGGCCTGGCTGGAAGGAGATGTTGATGCATTCTTTACAGAGGGCGTTTGCTCCAACACTGCCAGGTTTTCGTGTGTTTTTGCCCTGGGAAAGTGCTTTCTCCCTGAATTAGTGTGGCTTCCTTCTATTCCAATCCATTTTGCATGGTTAACCCAATGCACATTGCTGCTGAATTCACCCCCCTCTTTCCTTTGCTGCTGCTTTCCTCTTCTCCAAGCACAGAGCTTGACCTCGCTGCCCTTGCAATTTGGTAGGACTAACCCTTCCTAAATCAAGGCAATGAAGGTGATTGACAGTGGTCAATTTAGGGAGCAACTGGGTAAGCACTGCCTCACTCTAGAGCAGAGAACCTTTTTCCAAGACCTGAAAACAAACTTTTTCCTTCGTGTCTTATATTACAGCCTGAATGTAACAGCCCTGTCTGGTCCAGAAAGAGCAGCAGTTTTGACAGCATCTACTGTCCTGATGTACCAAATGGTAAGAATTGATGACTTCAGAGGAGTTTAAAGACCAGTTCAACTTCACAGTTCAGCCTGTCAAATCCGTCCATCCTTCCTGGTGATATCGGGAAAGGGAATGGAAATGATGCTTCTTATGCAGAATTACTGACAGAGCAAACtagacacaaacacacatttttgCTCAAAATCCACCTAACAGATACACACATGTGCACTTCCGCCTGAAATAGTACTAGAGGGATTTTTCACTCCCTACATCCACCCTCAGTGATATTTGTGGAAGATTTCTACATCAGGCGTTCTGTGACTACCTGACCCCCTGGGTGTCAAACGAGCTGACCTACAGTTTAAAGGGCAACAACGTAAGCAAGCCtatatatttggaattttttttaatgattttctctttgtatCCTTAGTATATGCCACAGATAAAAGCTCCTTATCCAGCCTGGATTGCTTATCCAGCATAGTGGATCGGATCGCCAACTCAGAGCAACCTGGATTGCCTCTGCAGGACCCAacctctctctccccagcagccagcaCCGATTCACAGCCTGCAACTCCAGGGGCCTCTAGTTCAAGGCTAATCTATCATGTGCTATGAACTAAAAATCTAGTTTTGATCAGTTTTGCCAGGAGGGCCTATTACACAAGAGGAAGGATGTCCAAAGAGTCAAAAAGCAAGTCAACCTGTATATAAAGATTTCCTTTCAGTTGTAGATTTGTACATATTATCTTGCCACTTTATAacgaaatgtatttaaaaactgaCCATTGccattaatacatttttcttttctcctcctccctctatcccctcttttttcttattctgtatTTTAGATACTTGCTTCCAATCATATTATTTCTGATAGGGGCAATTCATTGAAGGTAGCTTGTTGCAATGCttaacttatattttataaatatggcTTATCAAAATATCTCTGGTGtttagatctttattttttcttcaaaacattaGAACAACTGCAAATCAgttatggaaaaatttaaatatatttaactttttaattctttaatccttTAGTTAtattgtattaaataaaaatataacaatactGCCtaatggtatatatttttatcttttctcataAGAAATACATCTTGTTAATGTAAGCACAAAATAGTACTTTGTGGATAATTTCAAGATataagacattttgaaaattccaccataaataaaattgtttaaatgaagaaatattttggttCATGATTTTTTGAAAGAACATCCCTCATGGAACTAGCAGTCATTGACATAAAGTCTTTCAGGTAGGgctgaaaataacaaaacagttGGCTTAGAGGATAAATGTGAATATTTACCATCTCGTGGATTCCATTTAGGTCCTGTTGAtgtcacaaatgaaaaaaaaaacgtatttccattttaatcatATTTCAAGGGAGcctgttaaataaaatttttcctttaagCACTGTACCATATAATGTCAAGTTGTgtgtggaggaaaataaaaattatttgggaTGACAACATATGTCTAAACATAGGAAATgtacaatattacattattttaatgccTACAGTGCATTAGAAATCATGAATTAAGTCATATTTACTTTATCTACTTGCGTGAAAATATCTTGATACATTAATGTATTAATCCtgttaataaaatatgtaaagatattgagcttatttttttgtattcttaaaGTGATGGAATAAGAAAACATACATGAACTATAGTAAGGTGAAGCAGACTTCAATGGGCTTTCTTCTTGTCACAGCCTTTTTGATTTTAGTAAccatattttgtgtgtttgtgcacgtgtgtctgtgtgtgtgagatgggCATGCAGCATTTATTGTTCATCACTTCaagtgaaaaaatagaacaattgaGTGGAAAACTAGGTTGAGATAATCATTAGGATGAGTCTCACAAGTTTACCATTGAGAGAGATGAAAAAGTAATATCCTTGAAGCATCTAAACTAACTGTTCATAGAGAGCAAATACAAATAATTGTTTCATCTTCTCTTTTGTACATTAGTTTAAAGTTGCTAAGGGTTTGTAGTTACATATATTAATCACGCAAGGCGGCCAGACTGTGCGATCATACTGCTTGGCAGTCACACTCTTCTCAGGAAGTTTTCCCCTCCTTTCTGATGCAATGTTTTCTTGTGCTAGTCCAGTCATCaggcttaaaagaaaagaaattattccATAAAGAAAGGGAGCAGAAAGGGGCTGAGTTCAAAAAACTAATGTAGCCACTGGCCCTCTGTTAGCATCCTGCACGGGTATGGGATGCTGACTTTCAGGGACACTTTTCTTTGTCTGTGATTTCGTTGTGTAAGGACGTGAGGTCAAGGGAATGCAGGAGGGCATGGTAGAGATTCCCATATAGTTTCAACGTAAGTTTGAGTTACTCACCTTTTTAGACACCGTGCTAggtacattttctcctttttatactTCTATGGAGAGGTTACCGATTTGCTGTTGTTCTTAGTAGAATTAGAATAAAAGGAGCTATCCAaaaattctcttgttttcttaaagTTCAGTTTTGAAACAGTACCATACTCAGTTCCATTTAATACATTAagtagaaaatattatgaaatttttaattcaaGTGAATAGAAATTAACTTTCTTTCTTAGCAAACCCCAGTTACTTCTCTAAATTACAGATGGGTTTGGTATTCTCAGTCAATATTATCATGCCCCAGCGTACTTAGTTAGAGTTTTCCAGTGGTCTGGATTTGATGCAGGTGGTGATCACTGTATCATGGACGATAGTCGCCATGCCTGGTTGCTCACTTAATCTCATGTTCACTGTAGTGACAGTGAGGGCTGGTGTCTACTCAGAAAACAGCTCAGCACAACACATCACCTGCTGTCATATGTACTGTTTTGACAAGGGGCCTTTCCAATTGTTTCTCCAGTCATCCAGACCCAGAAAAgtcttttcttcttcaagaaaGTAGGGGGGAAATAAGAAGTGATATTGGCAAAGTATCCAAGTAAGAACAGGATTTTGCCATCTGTAAATCCCCTGGAATGAACAATTAGGCTGCCACGGAGCCTGTATCAGACCACCAAACTCAGCTGATGGAAAAACGCAACCAATTGTCAAGTTTCTGGGAGCAACCAGGAAAATGTTCTCTCCACTCTCTGCAAACCTGATGGGAAGGATGGCCTTGGTAAATAAGAGTCAAAAGAGACTCCGTTCTCCTCACACCTGGGAAATGCAAGCTCACTGGTTTACACAGGACACTGTCCAGTGAGGTGATGGAAATTGGAAGGTACTATTTGGAAGCAAGTGGCTTTATTTATAATCAAGGTGTCTTGATTGccactatttttttctcatttgaaagaTGCAAGTCAGATAAAATTAGTGGCTATATTATACCCAGAAATTCTTATTTAAGATGGCATTCCTACATATACTTAATCTAAGAATGGTATTTCCTGAAATTTTCTCTTTGGGGTTAGAACAGTTACTAGATTAAAGTAGTAATTTAATTCTCTGACTTTCAGAAGCGGTACTTCTGGAAATGATGTTCGAGTAAAGCTATTTGTAACTTCAGAAAAGCTCCGCTCGAGTGACAAAGTACCTCTGAAAATATCACCACTGAATGTTCCATCTTTGCACAAAACATTGAATAtcacatttatttcctttaagaA
This DNA window, taken from Desmodus rotundus isolate HL8 chromosome 3, HLdesRot8A.1, whole genome shotgun sequence, encodes the following:
- the MYF5 gene encoding myogenic factor 5: MDMMDSCQFSPSEYFYDGSCIPSPEGEFGDQFEPRVASFGQHKAELQGSDEDEHVRAPTGHHQAGHCLMWACKACKRKSTTMDRRKAATMRERRRLKKVNQAFETLKRCTTTNPNQRLPKVEILRNAIRYIESLQELLREQVENYYSMPGQSCSEPTSPTSNCSDGMPECNSPVWSRKSSSFDSIYCPDVPNVYATDKSSLSSLDCLSSIVDRIANSEQPGLPLQDPTSLSPAASTDSQPATPGASSSRLIYHVL